The genomic region CTCCGAGCATTGCTCCATTATATTACGCAATGGTTTTACGCCTCCGCGAACTGCGGTCTGCCGAGGGCATCCGTTCTGCCTTGGCGTTTATAGTGCGGGAGATGCCCGTTTGCATCCGCCAAGATTCGTTCTTTCGCAAGTGCGATCCGGTCGGCACCCTGGTCAGCGATATTGTGCTGACAGGTAACATCTGCTTCAAGGTCGAACAGCCGGACATCCTGCTGGAAGTCGACACTGGAAAAATACCAACTCCTTGCATCCTTATACCAAACGGAGTTGACATAGCGACAGGTTAGGTATTCACGCGACGTCCAACCGTCTTCCGCTTCAACGAGCGGGAGCAGACTCTGTCCCTGAATTTCACCTGCGGGCTCGACTTGGCTAGCTGCCATGACGGTAGCAGGAACATCAAGCGTATAGACGAATTCATCGCAAGTGGTGCCAGCATTTACGCCAGACGGGTGGCTCACCATCATAGGAATGTCCATCGTGCCGGGGTACATAAAGTTCGCCGGTTTTCCGGTGGCTTTGTCCGGATTCTCTGCGAAGTTCGTGCCGTGGTCTGCAAGGAAAACGATGAGTGTGTTTTCACGCAGTCCAAGCCGATCAATGGTATCTACCAACCTGCCAAACCAAGTATCCACGAGTGTTACCAAGCCAGCGTAGTTGGCTTTAACGCTCGGCAACCGTTCCTCAAACTCCTCATCGTTGAGTGAACCGTAGGGGAGGTTGAGACAGATAGGTTCGCGGTCTTCGCGCTTACCGTAGAGATCATAGTAGTGAATAGGGGCTTCCCATGTTTCGTGGGGTGTGAAACTATCTACATAGAGATAAAACGGCGTATTCTGATGATTGTGTTCAACGAATTCAATTGCGGAGCGGAATAACCGCGCGGCGTGCCACATCTCCTCTGGACGTTCTGGTTGGACGTTCACGATATGGGCACGGATACGTTCGGGATTTCCACGATAACGGGAAATGAGTGCAGGGTCGGCGTGAGCACTACCTCGGTACCTGTCTTCGGCTTGACCACGGACGAATTCCCATTGTCGGAATCCGCGCGTGAAATTCATGCCCGGCACGAAGTAGTGCGGTACATCGGCGAAGAAGCCGGTATGATACCCGTTCTGGACAAGCGATTCAGCGATCGCGGGTTCATCAGAAGACATCGGTTGCCAACCGGGCGTATAGACGTTGTCCCACGGCACAGGGGTATAAGTGCTGAATGGATAGGCACGTCTGCCGGTATGTAAGGTGCGGCGCGTCGGGATTGTCGGTAAGCACTCCGGGTGGGCGTTCGTAAATCTGACGCTCTGTTCGGCAAACCGTGCTAAATTTGGCGTATGAATCCAATCGTTGCCATAAGGACTGAGATATGCGGTTCGCAGTGTATCCGAAACAACGACGACTATGTTCCAACTCATCTATGTGACCTCCTTAGGAAACGGTATAATCGAAAACAAGAACATCCTCAACAAGCGGACGGATGTGTTCACCTGCGACTTGGCGGTGAAAAGGGTGTGGCAGATATGCGTCGCGTGCCGCTTCGTCTGTAAAACGCACGATAAAACCGTACGCGTATCCTTGGCTTTTACCTTCAGGACTGTTGTTCGTGCCAGCGGTTATGGATTCAATGCCGGGAATTTCATCAGCCATTCCCAACAGCGCATCGGACAAAGTTTCCAATTGTGCCGTAGTAATATCCGATTTTAACTTCAGTAGGACGATGTGTTCAACCATTCTTTTAACTATGACCTCCTGGGCTACTCTTCTTACGCAAGTTTCCTATAGAGGAGACCTACGGGACAATGTTTCAGGCAGATTTGCGGTTAATTCGCGACCGGGTTCGGCGATTTTGAGTCTGAACGGAAGAACCTGAAAAACGAGGTGATTCCTTTCCGGATCCGCGAAAAAATTAGTTTTCTTTGGTAAATTGGGAAAAATTATTGTATAATCTAAGTATGACACAAACGTTATTTTTTTTCAAGTTTCCAAAAGGCTCGTCAACGAATGACAAAGGAGTATCAAAAATGAAATTGGTTTATGTTTGTATCGCAGTGCTCTGTATCGCAACTGCGCTAACCGCCTTTGCCGCCGATCCAGTGGTCGTCACAGAAATCAAGGATAACAAAGGGGGTATTTATAAAGCTGTCGAGTTGGAAGAGGGTGGGAAATTTTTTCACGATAGGGACTATACGATTACGAATATCCCGAAAGACTTTGTTGGACTCACGCAGGTTTCCACGTCAGCTGACTGTCCCGGCGGACAGGACTACCGACTCACGTTTGAAATCGACCGTCCCGCTTATATCTACCAAGCGTGGGACAGCCGACATACCGCCCCGGAGGATCGAGGACAGGATCCAAAAGGCTGGTTTACAAAGGGGTATACCGATACCGGCGAAATCCTCATGCTGGATGCACCACACGCCCCGACCGAGTACCACATCTACAAATCTAATGAACCGTATCCGGAAGGAACAGTGGAATTGCTTGGCATCGACGAGGTTATTGGAGACCCGGTCCTCATGTGGACGATCTTCCTCGAAGAAGGCGTGCTTCCCGTCGATCCTGCTGGCAGTCTAACGACAACATGGGGCGAGATCAAATCGGATCAGTAGCGTTATTGTTCAAACCAAATTCTACTACAAGCGGGCTTACCAGCCCGCTTTCCTTTTTCTAACTTTCCGACACAGACCACTAATAGATAATACACGCCCCACCCGCGCAAACACTCCCGGCTTTCTGTGTCACATCACCGGCGACACTGTCAGCTTCGCCTGCCTCAAACTCGGCAACGATCGACATCGTTTCCTCCGCCGGTTCGGATAGACTGAGTTGGAGCGTATCACTCTGCGTGAAAGTCATCGTGCATCCTGTGATCTGAAAAAGAGCAATCGCGATGCAGCAGAGAACCAGAAGTGAGAACAGATTAATCTGTATGCATTTCATTTTAAATCTCAACTCTCCGAAGATCGGCTTGGTCAAGTGTATTTGTGCCTAACCCGAGCCCACTTGCTGTATTGATATGGTTTGCTAACTTAGACACAGAATTCAACTCCATCTCCTCGCGCTTCTGATTGACAGTCTGAAGGACAAGGACGTCGAGAAGAACCGGATCTGCCCCGACGAAGAGACTGCCATATTTCCACGCGCTTTCGGCGTGATATGTCGGTCCTCGGTCGAACGATGCAACCAACCCATCAACGATATTGAGGACGAGTTTATCCTTCAAGACCTTATGCTCCAGAATCTCAGCAATAGCCGGATTACAATAGATCGGCTTCGCATGGAACCGACGTGTGTTATCAACACTGCCAAACGCGAGGTTCTTTAAACACCCGCTGACCCCCGCCATTTCATGGTGTTTCAAAACAGGCACATTAATCAACACATCAACATGTTGCGTAACGATTCGGGAATACCGGGAGCGAGTACTCTCGTTTTCTCGACGGTTAGCACTATCTTTTTCGCTTTCGTAAAACACTTCGTCATCATACCCGATCCCCTCTGTGTCAGAGGCAAAAGTCTGCACTTCGCCTTCATCTTGCTTGATCGGGTACCCGGCGTTCAAGAGGTGGCTTTCAAACCGGTCCCAGATAACAATTTGTTTTTTGAGGACTCCCGCGCCGTATACCCCCTCAACGATTTTATCAACGATGATAGGATGGGTGCTGAGTTCCGGTCCACCGAGCGGGTTGATTTTTATGCCAACGATGTCGTCGGGTAGGACAATATCTCGCCATGCCTCTTTTGCGGAGACACGTCCAGTGAACTTCATCATCGCCTGATCGAGCAGTTCACTGACGGCATCTTCAT from Candidatus Poribacteria bacterium harbors:
- a CDS encoding sulfatase, which produces MSWNIVVVVSDTLRTAYLSPYGNDWIHTPNLARFAEQSVRFTNAHPECLPTIPTRRTLHTGRRAYPFSTYTPVPWDNVYTPGWQPMSSDEPAIAESLVQNGYHTGFFADVPHYFVPGMNFTRGFRQWEFVRGQAEDRYRGSAHADPALISRYRGNPERIRAHIVNVQPERPEEMWHAARLFRSAIEFVEHNHQNTPFYLYVDSFTPHETWEAPIHYYDLYGKREDREPICLNLPYGSLNDEEFEERLPSVKANYAGLVTLVDTWFGRLVDTIDRLGLRENTLIVFLADHGTNFAENPDKATGKPANFMYPGTMDIPMMVSHPSGVNAGTTCDEFVYTLDVPATVMAASQVEPAGEIQGQSLLPLVEAEDGWTSREYLTCRYVNSVWYKDARSWYFSSVDFQQDVRLFDLEADVTCQHNIADQGADRIALAKERILADANGHLPHYKRQGRTDALGRPQFAEA
- a CDS encoding DUF362 domain-containing protein, whose protein sequence is MKPHDTVIADILADSQEAAQHRDALDRRQFLTRLAAGVGGIGGALSTLPAFAQLSSGQLQPDVTTATPLTPVVEAVSENVWDDDRLDEDAVSELLDQAMMKFTGRVSAKEAWRDIVLPDDIVGIKINPLGGPELSTHPIIVDKIVEGVYGAGVLKKQIVIWDRFESHLLNAGYPIKQDEGEVQTFASDTEGIGYDDEVFYESEKDSANRRENESTRSRYSRIVTQHVDVLINVPVLKHHEMAGVSGCLKNLAFGSVDNTRRFHAKPIYCNPAIAEILEHKVLKDKLVLNIVDGLVASFDRGPTYHAESAWKYGSLFVGADPVLLDVLVLQTVNQKREEMELNSVSKLANHINTASGLGLGTNTLDQADLRRVEI
- a CDS encoding Dabb family protein, with protein sequence MVEHIVLLKLKSDITTAQLETLSDALLGMADEIPGIESITAGTNNSPEGKSQGYAYGFIVRFTDEAARDAYLPHPFHRQVAGEHIRPLVEDVLVFDYTVS